A single Nicotiana tabacum cultivar K326 chromosome 5, ASM71507v2, whole genome shotgun sequence DNA region contains:
- the LOC107814374 gene encoding aspartic proteinase CDR1-like → MKMNTKASTLFPTFVFLAIFHLSLVFCRKIISNCDGSGFTLDLIHRDSPLSPYYNPSITHSKRLRNAFLRSFSRESFFKKSNDTIQSDIIPIPGEYLMKISIGTPPFEIVAIADTGSDLTWTQCKPCTNCFKQTAPIFDSRKSSTYKTIGCNAEECALLGTSSCVRGNICEYQMSYGDQSQTIGDLAFEKFTFPSTSGNNVSIPNVVFGCGHDNSGTFNNYTSGIIGLGGGEVSIVNQLDKQIKGKFSYCLIPIELQSSISNATSHINFGNSATVSGRDVVSTPLIKKEPSTFYYLNLEGITVGNKRVEFKSSNLASSNAFDGDEGNIIIDSGTTLTFLPNDFYLNLESILLESINATRIDDPSGTFGICYESKNGTIDAPKIVAHFTDADLVLAPSSTFAEVEEGLVCLTLVPAEQIAIFGNLAQANFLIGYDLVDNKVSFKPTDCTKY, encoded by the coding sequence ATGAAAATGAATACTAAAGCTAGTACTCTCTTTCCTACATTTGTCTTCTTAGCTATTTTTCACCTTTCTTTGGTTTTTTGTCGCAAAATAATAAGCAATTGTGATGGAAGTGGCTTCACTCTTGATCTTATCCATCGCGATTCTCCTCTTTCGCCTTACTACAACCCATCAATTACTCATTCAAAACGCCTACGAAACGCCTTCCTTCGATCATTTTCAAGGGAATCTTTTTTCAAGAAAAGTAATGATACAATCCAATCGGATATTATTCCGATCCCAGGAGAATATCTCATGAAAATTTCCATTGGAACTCCACCATTTGAAATTGTAGCCATAGCTGATACTGGTAGTGACTTAACATGGACACAATGTAAGCCTTGCACTAATTGTTTCAAACAAACAGCCCCTATTTTTGATTCCAGAAAAAGCTCTACATATAAAACCATAGGGTGTAATGCTGAAGAATGTGCATTACTAGGGACTTCTTCTTGTGTTAGAGGAAATATTTGTGAATATCAAATGAGTTATGGTGACCAATCACAAACTATTGGTGATCTTGCTTTTGAAAAATTCACATTTCCTTCTACTTCTGGAAATAATGTTTCCATTCCTAATGTTGTGTTTGGTTGTGGTCATGACAATAGTGGCACATTCAATAATTATACTTCTGGTATTATTGGCTTAGGTGGTGGTGAAGTCTCAATTGTCAACCAATTGGATAAACAAATCAAAGGGAAATTCTCTTATTGTTTAATCCCAATAGAATTACAATCATCTATTTCCAATGCCACAAGTCACATCAACTTTGGTAATAGTGCCACTGTATCTGGTCGTGACGTCGTTTCAACTCCCCTGATAAAAAAAGAACCGTCCACGTTCTACTATCTAAATTTGGAAGGTATCACCGTTGGGAATAAGAGGGTGGAATTCAAATCTTCCAACCTTGCTTCTTCTAATGCTTTTGATGGTGATGAAGGTAACATTATAATTGATTCTGGTACGACGTTGACTTTTTTACCTAATGATTTTTACTTGAATTTGGAGTCGATATTGTTGGAATCGATCAATGCTACTAGGATTGATGATCCTTCGGGCACTTTTGGTATCTGTTACGAGTCTAAGAATGGTACTATTGATGCTCCCAAAATTGTCGCGCATTTTACTGATGCAGATTTAGTGTTGGCGCCTTCGAGCACTTTTGCAGAAGTAGAGGAAGGTTTGGTTTGTCTTACATTAGTACCAGCAGAGCAAATTGCTATTTTTGGAAACTTGGCACAGGCCAATTTCCTAATTGGATATGATCTTGTTGATAACAAAGTCTCTTTCAAGCCTACAGATTGCACTAAGTACTAA